The following coding sequences lie in one Populus nigra chromosome 15, ddPopNigr1.1, whole genome shotgun sequence genomic window:
- the LOC133674400 gene encoding photosystem I reaction center subunit psaK, chloroplastic-like isoform X2 encodes MAAAAMMNANTLPRFNGLRPSAAPAAVHPVRRKGNGALGARMDFIGSPTNLIMVASTSLMLFAGRFGLAPSANRKATAGLKLEVRDSGLQTGDLAGFTLADTLACGAVGHIIGVGVVLGLKNMGAL; translated from the exons ATGGCAGCCGCCGCCATGATGAATGCTAATACCCTCCCAAGATTCAATGGCCTAAGACCCTCAGCCGCCCCT GCAGCTGTTCATCCAGTGAGGCGAAAGGGAAATGGAGCTCTAGGTGCTCGTATGGATTTCATCGGTTCACCCACAAATTTG ATAATGGTGGCAAGCACAAGCCTCATGCTATTTGCTGGAAGATTTGGGCTAGCTCCATCAGCAAACAGGAAGGCTACAGCAGGATTGAAGCTCGAGGTGAGGGACTCAGGCTTACAAACTGGTGATCTAGCTGGGTTCACTCTTGCTGATACCTTGGCGTGTGGGGCTGTTGGCCACATAATTGGTGTTGGGGTTGTCCTTGGTCTCAAGAACATGGGTGCATTGTAA
- the LOC133674400 gene encoding photosystem I reaction center subunit psaK, chloroplastic-like isoform X1 gives MAAAAMMNANTLPRFNGLRPSAAPVRPLAAVHPVRRKGNGALGARMDFIGSPTNLIMVASTSLMLFAGRFGLAPSANRKATAGLKLEVRDSGLQTGDLAGFTLADTLACGAVGHIIGVGVVLGLKNMGAL, from the exons ATGGCAGCCGCCGCCATGATGAATGCTAATACCCTCCCAAGATTCAATGGCCTAAGACCCTCAGCCGCCCCTGTAAGACCCCTG GCAGCTGTTCATCCAGTGAGGCGAAAGGGAAATGGAGCTCTAGGTGCTCGTATGGATTTCATCGGTTCACCCACAAATTTG ATAATGGTGGCAAGCACAAGCCTCATGCTATTTGCTGGAAGATTTGGGCTAGCTCCATCAGCAAACAGGAAGGCTACAGCAGGATTGAAGCTCGAGGTGAGGGACTCAGGCTTACAAACTGGTGATCTAGCTGGGTTCACTCTTGCTGATACCTTGGCGTGTGGGGCTGTTGGCCACATAATTGGTGTTGGGGTTGTCCTTGGTCTCAAGAACATGGGTGCATTGTAA
- the LOC133673719 gene encoding EIN3-binding F-box protein 1 has translation MSKVFEFTGENDFCPGGPIYTNPKEPSLFLSLGLPVDVYFPSRKRSRISAPFVFSEERFEQKKQASIEVLPDECLFEIFRRLPGGEERSACACVSKRWLILLSSICRDELCSQNRSAVKNTEGKSKIEDEEIEGDGCLSRSLEGKKATDIRLAAIAVGTANCGGLGKLFIRGSNSSRGVTKVGLRAIARGCPFLKVLSLWNLPSVGDEGLSEIANGCHMLEKLDLSQCPAITDKGLLAIAKNCINLTDLVLESCSNIGNEGLQAVGQYCTNLKSISITNCPGVGDQGIAALVSSASNVLTKLKLQSLNITDVSLAVVGHYGKAVTDLVLTSLPNVSERGFWVMGNGQGLHKLKSLTVTSCLGVTDIGLEAVGKGCPNLKQFCLHKCAFLSDNGLVSFAKAAETLESLQLEECHRITQFGFFGSLLNCGASLKAISLVNCFGIRDLKLDLPELSPCNSLRSLSIRNCPGFGDGSLALLGNLCPQLRNVELSGLQGVTDSGFLSVLENCEAGLVKVNLSGCINLSDKVVSVMTEQHGWTLEMLNLDGCRRITDASLVAIAENCFLLYDLDVSKCATTDSGIAAMARSKQLCLQVLSVSGCSMISDKSLPALVKLGQTLLGLNLQHCNAISSSTVDILVERLWRCDILL, from the exons ATGTCTAAGGTCTTTGAATTTACTG gtgaaaatgatttttgtccTGGGGGGCCAATATACACTAACCCCAAGGAGCCGAGCCTCTTCTTGTCCCTTGGTCTTCCTGTGGACGTGTACTTTCCTTCACGCAAGAGGTCTCGCATCAGTGCTCCATTTGTCTTTTCTGAGGAGAGATTTGAGCAGAAGAAGCAAGCTTCTATTGAAGTTTTGCCAGATGAATGCCTCTTCGAAATCTTCAGACGTTTGCCCGGGGGTGAAGAGAGAAGTGCCTGTGCCTGTGTTTCAAAGCGTTGGCTTATTCTTCTAAGCAGTATATGTAGGGATGAACTTTGCAGCCAGAATAGATCAGCTGTAAAGAACACTGAGGGGAAAAGCAAGATTGAGGATGAGGAAATTGAAGGTGATGGATGCTTGTCCAGGAGCTTGGAGGGGAAAAAGGCCACAGATATTAGACTTGCTGCTATTGCTGTTGGAACTGCTAATTGTGGAGGATTGGGCAAGCTTTTTATCCGTGGAAGCAATTCTAGTCGAGGAGTGACAAAGGTTGGCCTCAGAGCTATTGCCCGTGGATGCCCTTTTCTGAAGGTTCTTTCCCTGTGGAATTTGCCTTCTGTCGGGGATGAAGGTTTATCAGAGATTGCTAATGGCTGTCACATGCTGGAGAAGCTAGATCTTTCCCAATGCCCCGCAATTACTGACAAGGGTTTGCTTGCAATTGCAAAAAACTGCATCAATCTGACCGATCTAGTGTTAGAATCTTGCTCAAACATTGGCAATGAAGGTCTGCAGGCTGTTGGCCAGTATTGCACCAATCTAAAGTCCATTTCGATCACAAACTGCCCAGGTGTTGGGGATCAAGGAATTGCAGCCCTCGTATCTTCTGCCTCAAATGTTTTGACAAAGCTGAAGCTCCAATCACTGAACATTACTGATGTGTCCCTGGCTGTTGTTGGACACTATGGCAAGGCAGTTACCGATCTTGTTCTGACAAGCCTCCCAAATGTCAGTGAGAGGGGCTTCTGGGTCATGGGTAATGGCCAAGGGTTGCATAAGTTGAAGTCCTTGACAGTTACATCCTGTCTGGGAGTGACAGATATTGGACTTGAAGCTGTGGGAAAGGGTTGCCCAAATTTGAAACAGTTCTGCCTCCACAAATGTGCTTTCTTATCTGACAATGGACTAGTCTCATTTGCAAAAGCAGCAGAGACACTGGAGAGCCTGCAATTAGAGGAGTGCCACAGGATCACCCAGTTTGGGTTTTTTGGTTCCCTTTTGAACTGTGGTGCAAGTCTGAAGGCTATTTCTTTGGTGAACTGCTTCGGGATTAGGGACCTAAAGCTGGATTTGCCTGAGCTGTCTCCTTGCAATTCCCTACGATCATTGTCTATCCGCAACTGCCCTGGTTTTGGTGATGGTAGCCTGGCGTTGTTGGGTAACTTGTGCCCACAACTGCGGAATGTGGAATTGAGCGGGCTTCAGGGAGTTACTGATTCTGGGTTTCTCTCAGTACTTGAGAACTGTGAGGCTGGTCTGGTGAAGGTTAACCTTAGTGGGTGTATCAATTTGTCTGACAAAGTGGTGTCGGTGATGACTGAGCAGCATGGTTGGACTCTTGAGATGTTGAATCTTGATGGATGTAGGAGGATAACTGATGCAAGTTTGGTGGCAATAGCAGAGAATTGCTTCTTGCTATATGACCTTGATGTCTCTAAGTGTGCAACCACCGATTCTGGGATTGCAGCCATGGCTCGCTCAAAACAGCTCTGTCTGCAAGTCCTTTCTGTGTCAGGTTGCTCTATGATATCAGACAAGAGCTTACCTGCCCTTGTAAAATTGGGTCAGACCCTCTTGGGGTTGAATCTCCAGCACTGCAATGCTATCAGCAGCAGCACTGTTGATATACTTGTGGAGAGGTTATGGAGGTGTGATATTCTTTTGTAA
- the LOC133674824 gene encoding uncharacterized protein LOC133674824 isoform X1 gives MRLCGLLPPWICHLFACMGGCFGCCAKPPTIIAIDASSKGLRVQKRSVKKSSKSNNFWSTSAGDMENSTMHSQGSLSSISTLTQQLDPSNAGSTSNSSEFVNRGLLLWNQTRQQWLGNKKTQNRKQVREPKISWNATYESLLGSNKPFGRPVPLAEMVDFLVDVWEQEGLYD, from the exons ATGCGATTGTGTGGACTTCTTCCTCCTTGGATCTGTCATCTCTTTGCATGCATGGG AGGTTGTTTTGGATGCTGTGCTAAACCCCCTACAATTATTGCGATAGATGCATCATCAAAGGGACTGAGAGTTCAAAAACGATCAGTAAAAAAGTCAAGCAAATCAAACAATTTTTGGAGCACTAGTGCTGGTGATATGGAGAATAGTACAATGCATTCCCAAGGAAGCCTTTCATCAATTAGCACATTAACCCAGCAGCTTGATCCCAGTAATGCTGGAAGCACTAGCAACTCTTCTGAATTTGTTAATCGTG GTCTTCTTCTCTGGAACCAAACAAGGCAGCAATGGCTTGGAAATAAAAAGACTCAGAACAGGAAGCAAGTTCGAGAGCCTAAAATAAG TTGGAATGCCACCTACGAGAGTCTACTTGGGAGTAACAAGCCGTTTGGTCGACCTGTCCCTCTTGCT GAAATGGTGGATTTTCTTGTTGATGTATGGGAGCAGGAAGGCTTGTATGACTGA
- the LOC133674824 gene encoding uncharacterized protein LOC133674824 isoform X2: MHGSRGCFGCCAKPPTIIAIDASSKGLRVQKRSVKKSSKSNNFWSTSAGDMENSTMHSQGSLSSISTLTQQLDPSNAGSTSNSSEFVNRGLLLWNQTRQQWLGNKKTQNRKQVREPKISWNATYESLLGSNKPFGRPVPLAEMVDFLVDVWEQEGLYD, from the exons ATGCATGGG AGCAGAGGTTGTTTTGGATGCTGTGCTAAACCCCCTACAATTATTGCGATAGATGCATCATCAAAGGGACTGAGAGTTCAAAAACGATCAGTAAAAAAGTCAAGCAAATCAAACAATTTTTGGAGCACTAGTGCTGGTGATATGGAGAATAGTACAATGCATTCCCAAGGAAGCCTTTCATCAATTAGCACATTAACCCAGCAGCTTGATCCCAGTAATGCTGGAAGCACTAGCAACTCTTCTGAATTTGTTAATCGTG GTCTTCTTCTCTGGAACCAAACAAGGCAGCAATGGCTTGGAAATAAAAAGACTCAGAACAGGAAGCAAGTTCGAGAGCCTAAAATAAG TTGGAATGCCACCTACGAGAGTCTACTTGGGAGTAACAAGCCGTTTGGTCGACCTGTCCCTCTTGCT GAAATGGTGGATTTTCTTGTTGATGTATGGGAGCAGGAAGGCTTGTATGACTGA
- the LOC133674211 gene encoding ethylene-responsive transcription factor SHINE 2-like, with product MVQSKKFRGVRQRQWGSWVSEIRHPLLKRRVWLGTFETAEAAARAYDQAAILMNGQNAKTNFPTSTHLDQDTNLGKDNNSPLPAKALAELLNSKLRKCCGKDPSPSLTCLRLDNDNSHIGVWQKKAGSRSSSNWVMKVELGNYNKKTESSSTVEIEPENGTEEEDRIAMQMIEELLNRN from the exons ATGGTACAATCAAAGAAATTCAGAGGCGTCAGGCAACGCCAGTGGGGCTCTTGGGTGTCTGAAATTCGCCACCCATTACT GAAGAGGAGGGTGTGGCTGGGGACATTTGAGACAGCTGAGGCAGCAGCAAGAGCGTATGATCAAGCAGCTATATTGATGAATGGACAGAATGCCAAGACCAATTTCCCGACAAGTACTCACCTTGATCAAGACACAAATCTTGGCAAAGATAACAACTCTCCCTTGCCTGCCAAGGCACTGGCTGAGCTTCTCAACTCAAAGCTAAGAAAGTGTTGCGGCAAAGACCCTTCTCCTTCACTCACTTGCCTGAGGCTTGATAATGATAACTCTCATATTGGTGTGTGGCAGAAGAAAGCTGGTTCTCGTTCAAGTTCAAATTGGGTCATGAAGGTGGAGCTTGGAAATTACAACAAGAAGACAGAGTCATCGTCGACGGTTGAGATTGAGCCGGAAAATGGTACGGAAGAAGAGGATAGAATTGCTATGCAGATGATAGAAGAGCTGCTTAATCGGAATTGA
- the LOC133674094 gene encoding RNA-dependent RNA polymerase 6-like: MEAEGSTKETVVTQVSVGGFDIHVTAKDLLEYLDRAIGLVWRCRLKTSWTPPESYPNFEITDMTKIERTEDYRRVVPHAFVHFALPQSATSAMNASERCELFLNNKALKVSLGPKNPFTLNQRRRTTTPFKLSDVGFEIGNLVSRDEFFVGWRGPPSGVDFLVDPFDGTCRFCFSRNTAFSLKSTSEHAVIKCDFKVEFLVRDINEIIQYTETSCLVLLLQLASAPWVWYRTADDDIEAWVPFDLLDDDDPWIRTTDFTASGAIGRCHSYRVSIPPRHGSKLRKAVKFLKERRVQVLQEENHRRRIRILDEPDFGMPMSDPFFCIHHKEGIAFEVLFLVNAVMHKGIFNQHQLSNDFFDLLRNQHTEVNVSALKHICTYRRPVFNAYRRLKAVQEWLLKNPNLFKNPKQLGDIVEIRRLVITPTKAYCLPPEVELSNRVLRKYKDVADRFLRVTFMDEGLQRMNSNVLNYYVAPIVKDITSKSFPQKTRIFKRVRSILTEGFCLCGRRYSFLAFSANQLRDQSAWFFAEERNVSVLDIKSWMGKFTNRNIAKCAARMGQCFSSTYATIEVPPEEVNSDLPDIERNGYVFSDGIGIITPDLAREVAEKLKLDIDPPCAYQIRYAGCKGVVACWPGKGDGARLSLRPSMNKFQSNHTTLEICSWTRFQPGFLNRQIITLLSTLNVPDAVFWKMQETMVSKLNQMLVNSDVAFDVLTASCADQGNVAAIMLSAGFKPHKEPHLRGMLTCVRAAQLWGLREKTRIFVPSGRWLMGCLDELGMLEQGQCFIQVSNSSLEKCFMKHGAKFSEAKKNLQVVKGTVVIAKNPCLHPGDVRVLEAVDVPGLHHLYDCLVFPQKGERPHTNEASGSDLDGDLYFVTWDENLIPPSKRSWIPMQYDAAEAKLLARPVNHQDIIEFFAKNMVNENLGAICNAHVVHADLSENGATDKNCLTLAELAATAVDFPKTGKVVSMPPYLKPKMYPDFMGKEEYQSYKSEKILGRLYRQIKDAYDEDVAASSELNLVPGDIPYDSDLEVVGASDYISDAWDQKCSYDGQLNGLLSQYKVKREEEVVTGHIWSMPKYSSRKQGELKDRLKHSYNSLKKEFRQIFEKMDLEFEQLEDGEKNKLYEQKASAWYQVVYHPHWVKKSLELQDTDGAGTSVMLSFAWIAADYLARIKIRHREMGNVDSAKPVNSLAKYLADRM, from the exons ATGGAGGCAGAAGGAAGTACGAAGGAAACAGTGGTAACCCAAGTTAGTGTTGGTGGGTTTGACATTCATGTCACTGCAAAAGATCTTTTGGAATACTTGGACAGAGCTATTGGACTTGTTTGGCGGTGTAGATTGAAGACTTCGTGGACTCCTCCTGAGTCCTATCCCAACTTTGAGATCACTGACATGACAAAGATCGAAAGGACAGAAGATTATAGGAGAGTGGTGCCCCATGCATTTGTGCACTTTGCCTTACCTCAATCAGCAACTTCGGCTATGAATGCTTCAGAGCGCTGCGAGCTCTTCTTGAATAACAAAGCATTGAAGGTTAGCTTGGGGCCTAAAAATCCTTTCACCTTGAATCAGCGGAGGAGGACAACAACTCCCTTTAAGCTATCTGATGTGGGCTTTGAGATAGGGAACTTGGTTAGTCGTGACGAGTTCTTTGTTGGTTGGAGAGGACCTCCCTCTGGTGTTGATTTTCTAGTAGATCCTTTTGATGGAACATGCAGGTTTTGCTTCTCTAGAAATACTGCTTTCTCCCTCAAAAGTACATCTGAACATGCTGTTATAAAATGTGATTTTAAAGTGGAGTTCCTAGTGAGAGACATTAATGAGATCATACAGTACACTGAAACATCATGTCTAGTTCTTTTGTTGCAGCTGGCTTCTGCACCTTGGGTCTGGTATAGAACTGCTGATGATGATATTGAAGCATGGGTTCCTTTTGATTTGTTGGATGATGATGATCCTTGGATCCGGACCACAGATTTTACAGCGAGCGGGGCTATTGGTCGGTGCCATTCTTATAGAGTATCAATCCCTCCTCGTCACGGTTCAAAGTTGAGAAAGGCTGTGAAATTTCTCAAGGAACGGAGGGTTCAGGTCCTTCAGGAGGAAAACCACAGACGACGGATCAGGATTTTGGACGAACCGGACTTTGGAATGCCCATGTCAGATCCATTCTTTTGTATTCATCACAAGGAGGGAATAGCTTTTGAGGTATTGTTTTTGGTGAATGCTGTCATGCATAAAGGCATATTCAATCAGCATCAATTATCAAATGACTTCTTTGACTTGTTGAGAAATCAACATACTGAAGTCAATGTGTCTGCACTGAAGCACATCTGTACTTACAGACGCCCAGTGTTCAACGCTTATAGGAGGCTTAAAGCTGTCCAAGAATGGTTGCTGAAGAACCCAAACCTTTTTAAAAATCCGAAACAGTTGGGCGACATTGTAGAGATTAGAAGGCTGGTCATCACTCCAACTAAAGCCTACTGCCTTCCACCTGAAGTCGAACTCTCCAATAGGGTTTTGAGGAAATACAAGGATGTTGCTGATCGATTTCTCAGAGTTACCTTCATGGATGAGGGCTTGCAGAGAATGAATTCAAATGTTCTAAACTATTATGTTGCTCCTATTGTCAAAGACATCACATCTAAATCCTTCCCTCAGAAAACAAGAATCTTCAAACGAGTGAGGAGCATTCTGACTGAAGGGTTTTGTTTATGTGGTCGGAGATACTCCTTTTTGGCCTTCTCGGCCAATCAACTGAGGGACCAATCTGCTTGGTTTTTTGCTGAAGAAAGAAACGTAAGTGTGCTGGATATTAAAAGCTGGATGGGGAAGTTCACCAATAGGAACATTGCAAAGTGTGCGGCAAGAATGGGTCAGTGTTTTTCCTCCACTTATGCAACTATAGAAGTTCCACCAGAAGAGGTTAATTCTGATCTTCCTGATATTGAAAGGAATGGCTATGTTTTCTCTGATGGCATTGGCATTATCACTCCAGATCTTGCTAGGGAAGTTGCAGAGAAACTCAAATTAGATATTGATCCCCCCTGCGCTTACCAAATCAGATATGCTGGTTGCAAAGGAGTGGTGGCTTGTTGGCCAGGGAAAGGTGACGGTGCCCGCTTGTCTTTGAGGCCAAGCATGAACAAGTTCCAATCAAACCATACGACTTTGGAAATCTGTTCTTGGACTAGGTTTCAACCTGGTTTCCTAAACAGGCAGATAATTACGCTGCTCTCAACTCTCAATGTTCCTGATGCAGTATTCTGGAAGATGCAGGAAACTATGGTCTCCAAACTAAACCAAATGCTTGTTAACTCAGATGTTGCATTTGATGTCCTAACCGCATCATGTGCTGACCAAGGGAATGTTGCTGCTATAATGTTGAGTGCAGGTTTCAAGCCTCATAAGGAACCTCATTTACGAGGAATGCTAACTTGTGTAAGGGCTGCACAGCTTTGGGGACTTAGAGAAAAGACTCGAATTTTTGTTCCCTCGGGAAGATGGTTGATGGGCTGCTTGGACGAGCTAGGGATGCTTGAACAAGGCCAATGCTTTATTCAAGTGTCAAATTCATCTCTGGAAAAATGTTTTATGAAGCATGGCGCAAAGTTTAGTGAGGCCAAGAAAAATCTTCAAGTCGTCAAAGGGACTGTGGTAATAGCTAAGAATCCCTGTCTTCATCCTGGAGATGTAAGGGTTTTGGAAGCGGTTGATGTCCCAGGGCTTCACCACTTGTATGATTGCCTTGTCTTCCCACAGAAAGGTGAGAGGCCCCACACAAATGAAGCTTCTGGAAGTGATCTTGATGGGGATCTCTACTTTGTCACTTGGGATGAAAACCTAATTCCTCCCAGTAAGAGGAGCTGGATACCCATGCAGTACGACGCTGCAGAAGCCAAACTTCTTGCTCGTCCTGTCAATCATCAG GATATTATAGAATTCTTTGCAAAAAACATGGTGAACGAGAATTTAGGAGCAATATGCAATGCACACGTGGTTCATGCTGATTTGAGTGAGAATGGTGCTACGGATAAGAACTGCCTAACGCTGGCAGAGTTAGCTGCTACAGCTGTTGATTTTCCCAAGACTGGGAAAGTTGTTAGCATGCCTCCATATTTGAAACCCAAAATGTACCCAGATTTTATGGGGAAAGAGGAATACCAGTCCTACAAGTCAGAGAAAATTTTGGGAAGGCTATATCGCCAGATAAAAGATGCTTATGATGAAGATGTAGCTGCATCTTCGGAGCTTAATCTCGTGCCTGGTGATATCCCTTATGATTCTGATCTTGAAGTGGTGGGAGCTAGTGATTATATCAGTGATGCCTGGGATCAAAAGTGCTCATATGATGGGCAGTTGAATGGCCTTCTTTCTCAGTATAAAGTGAAGAGGGAGGAAGAGGTTGTAACAGGGCACATATGGTCTATGCCGAAGTACAGCAGCCGGAAGCAAGGAGAGCTGAAAGATAGGCTTAAACATTCTTACAATTCTTTAAAGAAAGAATTCAGGCAAATCTTTGAGAAAATGGATTTAGAGTTTGAGCAACTTGAGGATGGTGAAAAGAACAAGCTTTATGAGCAGAAGGCGTCGGCTTGGTACCAGGTTGTCTACCATCCTCATTGGGTGAAGAAATCTCTGGAGTTACAAGATACAGATGGTGCTGGTACTTCAGTGATGCTGAGCTTTGCTTGGATTGCAGCTGATTACCTTGCTCGGATCAAGATTCGGCATAGGGAAATGGGAAATGTTGACTCTGCTAAGCCTGTCAACTCACTGGCCAAGTATCTTGCTGACAGAATGTGA